A stretch of Cheilinus undulatus linkage group 20, ASM1832078v1, whole genome shotgun sequence DNA encodes these proteins:
- the lrrc3ca gene encoding leucine-rich repeat-containing protein 3B: MPLLSDWLLRHSVVMCLLLHSLVLMTFCFHHAATSCSKSCYCSESDSAGKTVRCSNLQLTEIPKDIPNDTRRIYLDFNLFTTVPTNAFAGLHQLVELDLSHNELSHLEPGAFRGLGSSLHFLDLSSNKLVNFNADAFEGLRARANLTNNPWHCDCNLQMALPRVDLEPASLTGIVCQTSDPEEIGVQGLAFLLAPDIDLCVVMKRTTDVAMLVVMFGWFTMVISYLVYYVRANQEDARRHLEYLKSLPSRQGKSEESSTISTVV, from the coding sequence ATGCCCCTGCTCTCAGACTGGCTTCTGCGCCACTCTGTGGTCATGTGTTTGTTGCTACACAGCTTGGTGCTGATGACCTTCTGCTTCCACCATGCTGCCACCAGTTGCTCCAAGAGCTGCTACTGCTCTGAGAGTGACAGCGCCGGCAAGACGGTGCGCTGCAGCAACCTACAGCTCACAGAGATCCCTAAGGATATCCCCAATGACACACGACGCATTTATCTGgactttaaccttttcactACAGTCCCAACGAATGCTTTCGCAGGGTTGCACCAGCTTGTTGAACTGGATCTATCTCACAATGAGTTAAGCCACTTGGAACCGGGAGCGTTCAGAGGTCTCGGCTCCTCTCTGCATTTCTTGGACCTTTCTTCAAACAAGCTTGTAAACTTTAACGCTGATGCTTTTGAAGGTTTGCGGGCTCGCGCCAACCTGACAAACAATCCATGGCATTGTGACTGCAACTTACAGATGGCATTGCCTCGTGTGGACCTGGAGCCTGCGTCCTTAACGGGAATTGTGTGCCAGACTTCAGATCCTGAGGAAATAGGAGTTCAAGGACTTGCCTTCCTGTTGGCACCAGACATAGACCTATGTGTCGTAATGAAGAGGACTACAGATGTGGCAATGCTGGTTGTCATGTTCGGCTGGTTTACCATGGTCATCTCCTACCTTGTCTATTATGTCAGAGCCAATCAGGAGGACGCTCGCAGACACCTGGAGTATCTTAAGTCCTTGCCCAGCAGACAGGGCAAGTCTGAGGAGTCATCTACCATTAGCACTGTGGTGTAG